The Torulaspora delbrueckii CBS 1146 chromosome 1, complete genome DNA segment TAGCAGTAATGGTATAAGAAGTAGCCATAATTTTGGGGGATCTCGGCGATCTCAATCATCGTTTACTTTTTTGAATAACCACTCATTACTACAAAAAGACCAAGTGAAACAgtccaagaagaagagccgCAGGTCAGTTTTCAAAGCAGacgatgaagttgaaagatctcAACAGAAAAAAATGACTGTAGAAATAAGTGGACGTGGAAGGAAACAGCAAAGACATGATTATTCGTGGTTGCCCAGAGTGCCATCTACCGGGAATCTTAAACCTCGCGATATGAGTATGAAAGTGTTATATTCTGGTTACAGACCACTTTTCATAAATCCAGACGAGATAAAAACCAGTTCAGAGGGCTCTGGAACAGGTGGTACACTATACGAGTTTGCCATGAAATTAGAGGAGCTTGGGGATCAATCTCCATGGGTCACATCTGCGACAGGATTAGAGTATTATAGGGAATGGGATAGTATACCCGGGGAATTACAGAAAAAGCTGAAACCATTCACTGCACCAGAGCAGGCCGCTTCAGACAATGTTAAGAACGcagaagctttgaaaaatctaaaAGAACAATTGTATCTAAATGAGAAGGCTAAGATATTGGACAGACGTAAGGGGAGAAAAAAACCAGTGGTATCTCTGTTACAACTGAGGAAAAAACTCAAACAAGACGATTAGACAGCTCAAATAACACTTAATGAAACCCGCACCCCTCACGACATTTTTTATGGTATTCAAAAGACGTATATTCTTACCTTTTCACATGAATTTGAGATTATTGATAGCTTTAGCATCTGTGTATCTCAATTGATAACAATACTGCATATCTACGAATTTAATTGACTTTTTAGCAACGATTACTAATGGACAATTTTTAGATCTATAAACTTGAACAACTACATGATGTTACACTTTTGGTCTGTTTAAATGTTTGTCAATACAACACCAGGGTTACCAGGAACGGAGTTCTCAACGATCTTGGCTTGGTTTGGAATCtccacttcttcaccagtgAAGATGTCAGTACCGACCTTGGCGCCGTATGGGAAGGCAATGGCAACAAGCTCAGTAACTTGAATACCTTGTGCAGCCTTTTGTAAGATATCCTTTGTACACTTGACGGTTTCAATTTCGTTGAATAATAAttctctttggaaaacaACTTCAGCAGGTTCATTAGTTAAACGTTGTTTCAACAAGGAGATGAAAGGCATGGCACGTTTCATTTCTTTTGGTTCGACCAACTCCctgatcttcttgttgtcaTCTAAGGACTGTTGAGCGAAGAGTTCGCTGACAATCTCAACGCAGCGCGACTGCCACTCTGGGAAAGACTTGGAGATAAGTAGAGTAAGCTTTACTGGTTTACAAGCGTCGATTTCAGATGGCTTACcacccttcttcttcttcaaagagcGACCTTCAGCTTCTCTGATGCTTCTCTGTAGAGATCTCACATATTCCAAAGATTCCAAAACTGCCTTGTCCACTGGCTTTGTAGCGCGAGGGAATTTTGCAGTTTGAGCTGAACCCTTGTTGCCCAAAACTTCACGGTAAATATATTCAGCAAAGTGAGGAGCAATGGGAGCTAGTAGCAGTGCTTGCTCTTTGATGAAGCGAAGAACAAGATCCTTACGCATCACCCCAGATGCTTCACGGTAGTAGTCCCTTGCTGCTTGGAAGTCGAATAAACCATATTTCAAAGCGTTCTTGTAGTTTGTCAACTCATATTGTTTataagtttcttcaacgaggGCATTCatttcattttcaaatgcaacatcaaagaatgaagTTGAGTCATCAGATCTCAAAGAGTTGATATCCTTGACACTTTCCTCAGCCCATTCTTTCAAGTTGAATAATCTCAAAATGGCAGCATTGGCATTGGATTCATCTAAGTTTGCATCTTCCACTGTGTCACCTGCGTCAGCCAAAGCCACACGGGAAGCATCTGCaccaaatttctcaacaatttgTTCCAGAGTCATGAAGTTACCAGTAGATTTAGACATCTTGGCATTGTTTAACATTAAGTGGCCATTAGCTCTAACACCTCTTGGCCAGAATTTCTTGGGGAACAGAGCGACGTGCGTGtaaatgaagaaagtcaagTGATTTGGAATCAAATCTTTACCAGAAATCGACACATCCAAAGGATAGAAATACTCAAACTCTCTTCTTAGCTTTTGTAGTGCCTCTTGCGAGATGTCAGTGATCTTGACGTCATCCTTATGTTGGAAGATGTAGTCAAACACTTCATCGGTCATTTGTTCAGCTTTCATGCCTAGCGAGCCGACTTCTGCACCGTagaaatcattgaaaagaagatgagcAATTGTGTAAAAGCATTGGTAAATTGTAGAGTCAGACAATGATTCAACAAGATACTTTGGATCCCATGGAAGCTTGGTACCCAAACCGTATGTACGGCTGACAGCCCAGTTCTTCAACCAGTCCAAAGTACCTTCAAATGCATTTCTCACTTCAGGTGCGAACACTTCCATTTCACTCAAACATTCTAGAGCCTGCTTCTTCCAAGCATCATCACCGTAGTCGACGTACCATTGATCCTCTAGGGAGACGATACACTCATCGTTGGAACGAGAGATGACTAGAGATTCTGGTTCATTGTAAACGAAGGCTTCGCCAGCGGCAATCAAATCGGCCTTGACCTTGTTTTTGGCAACCTCGACCTTTTCACCCTTGTACTTACCGTAAATCATCGTACCGGTGTagaaatcttctttgtaagCAAGCTTCTTGGCTTCAGACAACAAGTTCACATCTTTTGGTGAttgaatcttcttttcttcacaaATGGCTTGAGCGATCAAGTCACCATACTTTTCAGTGTTGATGATTGGCACTGGCTCATATTTAACCCATTCTGGTTCAATACCATAGTATTCAGGCTTATTTCTTAAATCTTTAGTGGTCATAAAATCATCAGGGGAGTTCGAAGGAACACAAGTGACAACACCGGTACCTTTTGTGGCAATGACGGTCTCCATAGgcaaaattctcaattCAGTATATGGTGTCAATGGAGCGTGGATCTTCGAACCGATCAAAGCCTTACCGTTAATGGTCAAGACAGGCTTGTAGTCACCTCTGTTAGGAGTCAATTTTTGATAGGACATGTTCTTGAAAGCACGTTCAGTAGTGATATAATAAGAATCACCTGCATCGAAAATACCGTAATCGATCTTTGGCGATACGAAACAACAAGTTTGACCGTACATAGTCTCTGGTCTCAAAGTTGCGGCCACGAAatatatttttttattttgatcaatctttgaGCTGGTCTCTATGATTTTCTTAGCTTCAGGAGCAAACTCGGTGGCTTCAATCTTGATACCAACATATTCTTGCGGAGTCACACCTTCACCTGATTGTCTATCGTGGTCCATACATGCTTGACCGTCCTTCTCAGAGTAGATAGTGTAACGTTCACCGAACTTTATTTTACCTGCCTCTCTCAGTCTGTTCATCTGCCATCTGATGAAAGCATCATAGTATGGGTTGGCATCAGTGGTGACAAAAGAACGCCTCCAGTCGACACGGGCACCAAAATCGTTACAGTCTCTTTGACACAATGGTGGGAAATGAGTCAACCAATAACTGGCATCTGCAAACTTGTAGACTTCCTCTCTTGGAATCCCCAATTGCAACATGATTTCAAACTGGTACTTACCACGACCTTTCTTGGCGGCAGCCTTGGATTTCTTGGCCTTAAATTTGGTTACATCTTCagattcttccttcttctcttccactgcttcttcctcgtcatctGCTGGAGCATTGGAGTAATCTCTACCGAACATCTCGGCctctctcttcaatttatcagCGCAGGCCAAAATTGGCATACCAGTACAATGGAATCCCAAAGGAAACAAAGCTCTCTTCCCATTCATTCTCTCGAAACCCACAGAGAACTCTACCTTGGACAAGGTGAAACAATGACCCGCGTGCAAGACACCGTTCATGTATGGATAAGCCATGGAGGACATAAACTTTGGGTATTTTTGGTGCAATTCATCGGTGGACATGGTAATTGGAGCTTCATCGATACTAGGAGCATCTTGTTCGAACAAATGCTCTTCAGCCCATAatttttggtattttttttcaatggcaattAATGCATCACGACGTCCTGTGTTCTCCAAGACAAGGCTTTTCTTCTCAGCTGAAGATGACATTTTTGTTAACAGCTCTAAGTGTCTGCTAGAGAAACTTTGATTCTGCTATAACCGCTAAAATAAACTCAACTTCGTCAATTAAAGCTGTAATTTTCATTGACTGCTtgtaaaatttttcagtgaaAAATAAGCTGATAGACGGGTAATCTGAGGACTTTAAAGCTGTATGGCGATGAGATGACTAGGAAGTGTCCCGTAAATCACACTTTGTAGCCCCGGTCTCTTAGTTCGTGCATTGTCCAGATCCATGTTGAGGCAGCATCGTCGAGATTATTGGCCACGTAGCTTGGCTTCGCTTCGCGGCCTCCTGTGACGAAGTATTTACCATTATCTTCGTCTCTTGATAATTCTGGCGATAGGGCACACTTGAGCGTAGCCAGACAGCCTTCTTCGTTGGAGActccaaagaagaaccCCACGATTTGGAATAGCatccaaaagaagattCCTACGATCGGCAGGCGGGTCCAGTAactgaaaagattggtaTTCATTACGAGACCAGGATGCACAGAGAGACATAGGACTTCTGGGTACTTGATGGCCATCATCTTGACGAATTGGATAGAGGCAGTCTTGGCCATTGCGTACCGCAGCCAAGTGAAAACACAGTTCGGTCTGTAATTCCAGTCTTGGCCTAGAGCACAGTACATAAATTCCAGGTTATGACCTACCGAGGACAACATTATAAGTCTACCGTTACATTTTTGCAGTAAGGGCAAAAGTCTCATCGACAATAGGAAATGGGCCACGTAGTTTGTCTGTAATTGAATCTCAAACCCATCTTTTGTTATCTGGTAGGGCATAGCCATTACAGCGGCGTTATTGATCAGTATATCAAGCTTGCTCTCCTTCCGCTTCACATTCTTTACAGCTCGCTCAACACTTTGTAAATCTGCCAGATCTGCATGCAAGTAGTACATTGAACCCAAATGTACCTTGGGATTATCAGCGCATCTTTTCTTTGCCTCTGCTGTAATGATCTTCATTGCTTTATTCACTCTACTTGAGTTTCGACCACATAGGTAAACGGCAAAGCCATGCATGTATAAATGCAAAACAGTATACCATCCGATACCACTGTTACCACCGGTTACTAGAgctgttcttctttccaCTGATGGGTCATAATATGGTAAAGTATCTGGGTCAAACATGCCCAAGAAGTGAGTGCAATAGAGAAGCAACGACAAAGATATAAAAAGCTGAAGTCAATTCTCAAGCCGTACGCCCTCGATCATACAGAAAATAAGCTTCTCAATGGCTCACAAAGGACAATTTCACGTCAAAAATGGTCTATCATGGCGAAAGTTGCTCATTGCTGGTAACTagctttttttttttttctagTATCCTTTCCCTCAGGCCATCTTACAAGAAATAGGAACATATAAAAGCCATCGAAGTAATGTAAAGGCCTTCCAGAGATTTGTAAATATTATTTGAGTATCGTGGGGCTCAAgagctttcaaaagagaccAATAAGGCTACTTTTTTATATCTGTGTTAGAAAGCATGAGAAAAAACCACTTTATCAATTCTTTAAACTTGATTGCGAGAAACAGTCATACACCGAATGCTTTTTCGATGATTCTATGTAGTCTACGTTTATTTCTTGTTGGACTCTCCATTAAAGCTTAATAAGATTTATTACTGAAAAAACAGtgaaattgagaaattaGAGACGTAACTGCCAATGGATTACGAGAGCATACTCTTTGGTCTGCAGCCGTTGCTCAATGCTGAGGAATTAGAGGACTTACCAGTGCAGGATGTTTATTTGAACAGCTACTTAACTGTACTAGATCAATTGGCCGTATCGTTACGTACACCTTCCAATAGGACTATCGTCGGTTCGAGTGGCCTTTTGACAAACCTGGTGCGTGTACTAAATTGTATACTAGATACATGGTTCCATAAACACGATGATAATAAGGCTTGGCCAAGGCTAGCTTCAGAATTGATAAGATGTGTTGCTAATAGTCTTGTCGATGACGACAATAACAGGCAGTTCTACATGAGCAATGAGCCTTTAGAGAAGAGGAGAGAGTTTCTAGACTACTACGTTGACCAGATTTTTAAGCTGACTGACACCGAGGATGACCAATTGGTAGCAACATTGCAGATGAGAACCGTTGTACTTGTTAAGAATTTATGTCTTGACAATTCGATGTACTTTAGAAGATTTGGTCAATTTATTCGGTCCCCATTGCTTGGTCTTTTAGCTGACACGCAGCATACTTATTTACATGATTCTGACTTGGCGATTCTTGGGTCAGAGCTTCTTACTGACTTCATCGAGAATTACGTCGAGGGCCTTTCAATACAAGACTTATTGTTCTTTGCACAGTTCATTCAAAGAGTATCCAAAACAATAGTTAACCAAGAGGGGCAAGAAGTAGAGGATAcaaacgatgaagaagacgacCCTAGTGTCGAGATCATAAACTATTTGACACAATCACTTGAGATTATCACCAAAAACTATGATGACTCGAAAGTTTTCTACACTGAGTCACATATCGTCTCTCAGATACAAAACAATTTGCTAGATTCTCTGGATCATTTGAGCCCAAAAACGTTTTGCAACAAATTGATTGTCATGAGGAGAATCACAACAGCCATTGGCTATATATCGGCCAATACTGCAAATTCCAACAAGCAAGAGCGTGATATGTGCTTTCACATTGTGCAAAATTCGACAAACGGTTATACGTATGCTGCGGCCCTGATTATATTATCGAACTCCATATCAGGAAGGGAAGACGtgaatgaaattttgcaaaaggtCTCACTCGACCAATTTCTCACGTTGGGCCCACTTATGATTGACCCAATACAATTTCAGGGCTATCTCGAcattgcaaagaagttaATGACACTCGACAGTGCCATGTTCTTATCGCGAGactctttgttgaaattatcCGCTATTCTTAAGACCTGTCATGATCAATCCAAATACTTCAACGAGTTATCACCGCTGATAGATAATCTACTGAAGAAACTGGTTACAGTACTACCTAGCTCGTCCCTTCAAAAAGTTTTGCAAGAAGGTCCACTCTTAGAAGTACTGACCGATCGCGACAGTCTTCTCTCATGCCTCACCCTTGACAAACTTCTCGTGGCAACCACCAAATCCCTCAGCCCAGTTTTAAGCAAACTATGGACAGCTGCATTCAAATTTCAGGATAGTGCTGGCACAGCTGCCATGGAAAATCAACTCAACGTATCGGTGTTCTATTTATTCCAGCTGGCGAAGACATGCGGAATTTACCTGAGAGACCACCctgatatcaaagaaaattaTGTATTGAGCAATCACCTAGTAGATCTACGATCACTGCTCGAGGCTATCCATACATTGAAGGGCAAAAAAGACAGGGCTAGCGAAAGTGCTTTTAACAACGGCAAATTTGTCGCCAGCATGGTATACAAGACTTTGGAAAATGCGGATTCATTGAATGAAAGGCAAAACGACCTCAAGCTACTCGTAAAGtccttctttgattgattgaATCTGTCACTTACAAAAGCCAGACTCCAGTATGCAGGGCGTCATCGATTACGAGTCACTATTAGCTTATAGAAATTGAGTTAACAGCCCACTAAGTAAAActtgatgagatgagtaAGAGTCTTAGGTTTGTATCACAGAGGTTGTGGTATAGTCCAGGATGCCTTTGTATAACTCAGATGATACTTGTCAACTTTTGGGACCTGTATCCATAGTAATTCAGGTTTTGATGGGTACAGCAGCAGTGGCGTCTCTACTAATCAAGAGGAATCACGAACATCCCAGGCGAAAGATGATCGTTTGGATGTACGATGTGGCCAAGCAGATAAGTGGAGCATTAGGAATTCATTTTATTAATTTGGCACTAAGCGTTGTAAAGAGGGGAGGTCCGCGAATGTTCAACGGAAATgacaatgatgacgatAGCGAATGCGACTGGTACTTTCTGAATCTGTTACTCGATACCACCATCGGAATACCGATACTTTGGGCTTCTCTGACCATTATTGAAAGCATTCTTGGCTATTTCAAAATTACGAACATCGAGAGTGGTAATTACTTCTCCAGAATCAAGGACGAGAACGAGAATGAGATTACGAACGAGCGAAGACCAATGTTTATTGCATTCCTGAAGCAACTTTGTGTCTTTACCGGAGCTTTGGCTCTGATGAAACTGTGCATTTTTCTAATCCTAAACTATTTCGAAATTGGCGCATACTGGTTTGCCGACCTAATGCTTGGCTGGTCCGACAAATGGCCCAACTTCCAAGTATTCTTAGTGATGTTTGTGTGTCCAATTGTCCTCAACTGTTTCCAGTATTTTTGTGTTGataatatcatcaaattaCCCACAAACGGCGTGAATTTGGGAAATGTAGAGAACTTTGAAACACAGTCACTCAGCACTCAGGAAATGGCAGGCATCATGACGTCTGACCTACAGGAACGAGAGAATTCAAGGAAGCAATGGGATACCAACACCCAATATGGTGCCATCCTATGAAAATGTAAACATCTTCCTATCAAGCACCTCGAAAATTCCTCGAAAGCACCACTAAAAAGGAAATACGATCAAGGTCACCAACGCCAGACTGACTACGATCCGCGCTGCAGGACTGCATAGCATTCTTCCAGTGCTAAACTTTATTTACAagattttttcaccattgttatatttgttgaagacaTTTTTAAACGCGCTCTCTATGGTCGACGCGAAATGGTAGAGATGGACTTTTCGCGTTCATGGTGAATTCTCTCAAACATGGGATTGAGACCTCCTAAAATGATGGACCGATATTCATGGGATATATAAGTCTGGACTGATCGAAGGTATTAGCTCTTCTGTTATTTTCGCAGCTTAATTTGGTATCCTTTTGTCAGTctagatttgaagaaaatcGTAACGCAGATTCTATCCGAACTTTCgtatcatcatccaatCGTTCAATTGAGCCTTCTATTAGCTGGTCTCGTCCATTCATTCATTATAGTCAATTCATTTTAACTCGAAACCTTTTCCACTCATTTTTTACCATTATAGAATCATGATTTTCAACGTTGTCATTCCTTTCTTCGCCCTATTCTCTTCTGTGGTGTTTGCTGCTTATTCCAACACTACTTTTGTGCCAACGACTTTGACTTTGAGCCCAACCAACTCGGTTAGCACCGAGACTTCCACCATGACTTACGAGGATGAGACTACTACTTTCTACATCACTTCCACCTACTACCACACCTCGTGGTACACCCCTCTCTCCACTTCATCTTTGGAGGCCGTTGTGACTGACATTCCAACCACTTTTGAGAGTGCTGGTGAGTCCTACACTTCGACTGTCACCTCCACTGTGCAAATTATCCACACTGTCACTGGCGACAACTACCAAAACCAAAGTACCTCTGACGCATGTGTTCCAGTTACTGTCACTGTTACTGCTGATCCAGTTACTAAGTACGTGACTGTCActccaatctcttcagAGTATCAATGGAAGAACGCTACTCAAACTGCTTAAGCGATTAGGGACCACTTTTCTTATATAGGCACTAGAAGAAACAATTTATATCAGCCAGTTAACTTTAACCAGCGTTGTAACACTACTTATACCTTCTTGTTTAGATTTTACTGCATTTTGGTCTTTTTTCATTTAAGCGAACAGTTGAAATCATCCCATTCAACTTCTTTATTCACACTTCTCCTTATTCAAAACAACGAGACGAAATGCAAAATAAGCCCTCCGGGTGAGCTGAGGTTTCATATATGATGGCAAGTATCCATAAGCTTGATCCAAATGTGCAGAAGATACTGAAATCGCAGGCATTCACAGTTTCCATGGCTTCCGCGGTTACAGAAGTGGTACAGAATTCCCTTGATGCACAGGCCAACCAAGTCGATATTTCCATAGATATTGGCAAGCTGAGTTTTACCGTTTCTGACAATGGAGTAGGAATGATCCCAGGTGACCTGAATAGGCTGGGAGCACACAACTCTACTTCGAAGATTAACACTTTGCGAGACCTTGctaatttgaagacttaCGGATTTCGAGGTGAAGCTCTTTTCTGCATTTCAAGCGTCTCTCACATGATAGTGGTTTCCAAGGTCAAGGAGTACAACTCTACGTGGATAAGACGGTTACCGAATTCAGCAACTATGCTCTCAGTTGAGCCGCGCGAGGACGATATATCTGTCCCACTAGATAGTGGAACAACTGTCGTAGTTCAAGATTTGTTGCATAACATCCCtgtgagaagaaagattttaCAAAACGAGCCAGCATTCAAAACATATATGTCGCTCAAGGAAAACTTGTTCCAATTACTAATTCTTCACCCCGAATTACAGCTAACCGTACGGTATATCAACGACGCAGAAGAGAGACATCAGCTTTTTGCCTCGAAACAGATATCATCACACATGAAACCCTACGAGAAGTTGTCGCTTACTTTTTTGAACACTTTCGGTTCAGTTGTTCCTATtgaatcattgaaaaaggtCTCTGTTGACTTTAAAGATTTCAGACTTAATGGAATCATCTCAAAAGTTGCTGTAAGGGTTAGAGATTATCAACTAATATACATCAATGGCAGAAGGTATCACAATGCCTCGTTTCTCAGAACTCTGGAAAACATGTTTCAGGCAGCTGGATTCGGCAATGATGAATCAAATAAAACATCAGTTAAAAGTGTGGGAAGACCTTATACCTGCCATGCTCTGATAATCATTGATATCAGATGTCCTCTTGTTACTGATGACTTGATGCAAGACCCTAGCAAGAAGATTTTATTATCATCACAGGCCGATGTCATTCACCCACTGATCTTAAAGGTAGTAGAGTCCTTTCTATCCCATCAAGGATATGTTCCGTTTAGTCATGTAACAGCTGATGGCGAGAACATAAACAATAAATTACTCAAGACTCCCCAAGCGAGCTCGCAATCAGTAAGCACCGTATTGGACTCCAAGATTCGTATGGCTAAGATAAATAATCGTGAGATTGAAGGAAGGGTATTAAAGACATCTATATCGGGGAGAGGCTATCAAAAATTGCGACCAAGTATAGAAAAGGTCTTCTTGGGACGAAAGTCAATCACTCATGATTTAAAAGACCGTTTCCTACGTGATACATCTCAAATACCAGAAAGAATCGAACAGATATCGTTCTCAAACAACCACACAATAGATCGCACCCAGCTGAACGATGCTGAGATTATCAATCAGGTTGGAAAGAAGTTCATTCTGGCTCGGATATGGCCCCACGGAAAGGTCAAACACCCCACTCTAATCATCGTGGATCAACACGCATCTGATGAACGAATAAAGCTCGAAACTTACCTCGAAAGTTTTATTCACGAAGTGCTTGGTCATACCATCCAGTCACAACCGATTCATAATTGCAGGATTGGAATATCTGCTACTGAAACTGAGCTTTTCAGacattttgagaaagagttCAACACATGGGGAATATTTTACTACCTAACTTCCAACCCACTGGAAGGTTCTTATTTAGAGGTAAAATCGCTTCCGGTAATCTTAAGCGAAAAGGCTGATGGTGACATTGGCTATTTGAAACGAGCATTGCAACAGATTGCCGAGGACTTaaaaagcttcaagaagttgccCATCGTCAACAAAAAGGAAGATCCTTTCAGCACCATCGAATGGTGGAAATACGTTAGCTGTATTCCAGTAGTATTTCGCGAGATTTTCAACAGTAAAGCTTGCAGGTCAGCAATTATGTTTGGGGATAGCCTTACAAAGGTTGAGTGCACGTCTattctcaaagagcttACTAAATGCTGGTTGCCATTCCAATGTGCTCACGGCAGACCATCGATGATACCATTGGCTGAGCTGAAGCAAGGTAGTAATTTACTTATCGAAAGAGAAATAACCGCTGCCCTACCTGATTATGAGACCAGTGAGTGAGCCTGGTTTTCATGGAAATGCTCCGCCAACAGGAGGACTAGTATCGTGTGTAACCTTCATGATTTCAACtattttctcttccagAGAGGGGAACTGTAGAAGCATGGGTAGGTTTGATATTATCAATGAACGGCATTCGGCCAATTTTCCAGCTTCATTTAGAATTTCGCAAAGAAGCACTAAACACTCTGAAAACTGTAGTGGATTTTCAGTGCTTAGTGAGCGACTTAGTAGTTCCGTTAGGGTTGCCAATCCTCGCATCGCAACGTTACACTTGAGCATGACCTGACACTTTTCCAATTCAAAACGAAATTTCCATCTAGAGTCTACTACACCAGCGtcattttcattgattgattgataaatttttttcattccTTCCGAATAATCCTCTAAAGCTATATGGTATCTGACATCCAGCAGCATCATTTGTTTTCGTTGCTCATATACTACGTTTGGAGACTTCAACTTAACAAGGGTACGAGCAACTTGGCCATAATCTTTCTTACTTAAAGATTCATAGGCGACCTCTATTTCGTCGATTGGCTTGACTTCAACTTGCGCAAATCCATT contains these protein-coding regions:
- the BEM4 gene encoding Bem4p (similar to Saccharomyces cerevisiae BEM4 (YPL161C); ancestral locus Anc_8.685), whose protein sequence is MDYESILFGLQPLLNAEELEDLPVQDVYLNSYLTVLDQLAVSLRTPSNRTIVGSSGLLTNLVRVLNCILDTWFHKHDDNKAWPRLASELIRCVANSLVDDDNNRQFYMSNEPLEKRREFLDYYVDQIFKLTDTEDDQLVATLQMRTVVLVKNLCLDNSMYFRRFGQFIRSPLLGLLADTQHTYLHDSDLAILGSELLTDFIENYVEGLSIQDLLFFAQFIQRVSKTIVNQEGQEVEDTNDEEDDPSVEIINYLTQSLEIITKNYDDSKVFYTESHIVSQIQNNLLDSLDHLSPKTFCNKLIVMRRITTAIGYISANTANSNKQERDMCFHIVQNSTNGYTYAAALIILSNSISGREDVNEILQKVSLDQFLTLGPLMIDPIQFQGYLDIAKKLMTLDSAMFLSRDSLLKLSAILKTCHDQSKYFNELSPLIDNLLKKLVTVLPSSSLQKVLQEGPLLEVLTDRDSLLSCLTLDKLLVATTKSLSPVLSKLWTAAFKFQDSAGTAAMENQLNVSVFYLFQLAKTCGIYLRDHPDIKENYVLSNHLVDLRSLLEAIHTLKGKKDRASESAFNNGKFVASMVYKTLENADSLNERQNDLKLLVKSFFD
- the ENV9 gene encoding Env9p (similar to Saccharomyces cerevisiae YOR246C; ancestral locus Anc_8.684); protein product: MFDPDTLPYYDPSVERRTALVTGGNSGIGWYTVLHLYMHGFAVYLCGRNSSRVNKAMKIITAEAKKRCADNPKVHLGSMYYLHADLADLQSVERAVKNVKRKESKLDILINNAAVMAMPYQITKDGFEIQLQTNYVAHFLLSMRLLPLLQKCNGRLIMLSSVGHNLEFMYCALGQDWNYRPNCVFTWLRYAMAKTASIQFVKMMAIKYPEVLCLSVHPGLVMNTNLFSYWTRLPIVGIFFWMLFQIVGFFFGVSNEEGCLATLKCALSPELSRDEDNGKYFVTGGREAKPSYVANNLDDAASTWIWTMHELRDRGYKV
- the CDC60 gene encoding leucine--tRNA ligase CDC60 (similar to Saccharomyces cerevisiae CDC60 (YPL160W); ancestral locus Anc_8.683); translation: MSSSAEKKSLVLENTGRRDALIAIEKKYQKLWAEEHLFEQDAPSIDEAPITMSTDELHQKYPKFMSSMAYPYMNGVLHAGHCFTLSKVEFSVGFERMNGKRALFPLGFHCTGMPILACADKLKREAEMFGRDYSNAPADDEEEAVEEKKEESEDVTKFKAKKSKAAAKKGRGKYQFEIMLQLGIPREEVYKFADASYWLTHFPPLCQRDCNDFGARVDWRRSFVTTDANPYYDAFIRWQMNRLREAGKIKFGERYTIYSEKDGQACMDHDRQSGEGVTPQEYVGIKIEATEFAPEAKKIIETSSKIDQNKKIYFVAATLRPETMYGQTCCFVSPKIDYGIFDAGDSYYITTERAFKNMSYQKLTPNRGDYKPVLTINGKALIGSKIHAPLTPYTELRILPMETVIATKGTGVVTCVPSNSPDDFMTTKDLRNKPEYYGIEPEWVKYEPVPIINTEKYGDLIAQAICEEKKIQSPKDVNLLSEAKKLAYKEDFYTGTMIYGKYKGEKVEVAKNKVKADLIAAGEAFVYNEPESLVISRSNDECIVSLEDQWYVDYGDDAWKKQALECLSEMEVFAPEVRNAFEGTLDWLKNWAVSRTYGLGTKLPWDPKYLVESLSDSTIYQCFYTIAHLLFNDFYGAEVGSLGMKAEQMTDEVFDYIFQHKDDVKITDISQEALQKLRREFEYFYPLDVSISGKDLIPNHLTFFIYTHVALFPKKFWPRGVRANGHLMLNNAKMSKSTGNFMTLEQIVEKFGADASRVALADAGDTVEDANLDESNANAAILRLFNLKEWAEESVKDINSLRSDDSTSFFDVAFENEMNALVEETYKQYELTNYKNALKYGLFDFQAARDYYREASGVMRKDLVLRFIKEQALLLAPIAPHFAEYIYREVLGNKGSAQTAKFPRATKPVDKAVLESLEYVRSLQRSIREAEGRSLKKKKGGKPSEIDACKPVKLTLLISKSFPEWQSRCVEIVSELFAQQSLDDNKKIRELVEPKEMKRAMPFISLLKQRLTNEPAEVVFQRELLFNEIETVKCTKDILQKAAQGIQVTELVAIAFPYGAKVGTDIFTGEEVEIPNQAKIVENSVPGNPGVVLTNI
- the PET20 gene encoding Pet20p (similar to Saccharomyces cerevisiae PET20 (YPL159C); ancestral locus Anc_8.682), with the protein product MFRKFGHSTVRNGSRISSNGIRSSHNFGGSRRSQSSFTFLNNHSLLQKDQVKQSKKKSRRSVFKADDEVERSQQKKMTVEISGRGRKQQRHDYSWLPRVPSTGNLKPRDMSMKVLYSGYRPLFINPDEIKTSSEGSGTGGTLYEFAMKLEELGDQSPWVTSATGLEYYREWDSIPGELQKKLKPFTAPEQAASDNVKNAEALKNLKEQLYLNEKAKILDRRKGRKKPVVSLLQLRKKLKQDD
- the TDEL0A06310 gene encoding uncharacterized protein (similar to Saccharomyces cerevisiae YPL162C; ancestral locus Anc_8.686), producing MPLYNSDDTCQLLGPVSIVIQVLMGTAAVASLLIKRNHEHPRRKMIVWMYDVAKQISGALGIHFINLALSVVKRGGPRMFNGNDNDDDSECDWYFLNLLLDTTIGIPILWASLTIIESILGYFKITNIESGNYFSRIKDENENEITNERRPMFIAFLKQLCVFTGALALMKLCIFLILNYFEIGAYWFADLMLGWSDKWPNFQVFLVMFVCPIVLNCFQYFCVDNIIKLPTNGVNLGNVENFETQSLSTQEMAGIMTSDLQERENSRKQWDTNTQYGAIL